A genomic window from Deferrivibrio essentukiensis includes:
- a CDS encoding type II secretion system F family protein — MPIYSYKGISTSGKKISGTLEANSRSALIMALKEQGVFAEEIIEVTERKGFDLFDFSFLLKKRLPDIFFQIATLLKSGIVLTEAFKIIGNQQSSRHLKRILLDISSKLSGGEKLSTVLENYKNLFSDTHISIIRASESIGRLAESLENMGRYEEDRRKSIDKIKLAMIYPLIVLSVGLGVVGFLLAYVVPKMENVFVSVNRKLPLSTEILINAGNFIKNYGYLLMFFLTVIFISFRFILKNNKKLKLSIDRRLSKFKIIENINLYRFCETMSFLLKEGVMLVSAIEISTNTIKSEYYKGKLKEVAFDVKMGKSFSQSIMEKGCFSEIIAAAIKTGEKSGNLPGIFERLSSYYLKRLEKVTNIFLSTVEPMFILFLGLVVGFIVISIMSPLFELNTLVK; from the coding sequence ATGCCTATTTACAGCTACAAAGGGATAAGTACATCAGGGAAAAAAATCAGCGGGACTCTTGAAGCAAATTCCAGAAGTGCTCTAATAATGGCATTGAAAGAGCAGGGTGTTTTTGCGGAAGAGATTATTGAAGTTACAGAAAGGAAGGGTTTTGATTTATTTGATTTTTCCTTTTTGTTAAAGAAGCGATTGCCAGATATTTTCTTTCAGATTGCTACACTTTTGAAAAGTGGAATTGTACTCACTGAAGCATTTAAAATCATAGGAAACCAGCAATCATCTAGGCATTTGAAAAGAATCTTGCTTGATATTTCTTCAAAGTTAAGTGGCGGGGAAAAGTTATCGACTGTACTTGAAAATTACAAGAACCTTTTTAGCGACACACATATAAGTATAATTAGAGCAAGCGAGAGCATCGGAAGACTTGCAGAGTCTCTGGAGAATATGGGTAGATATGAAGAGGATAGGAGAAAAAGTATAGATAAGATTAAATTGGCAATGATATACCCATTGATTGTTCTTAGTGTGGGGCTTGGAGTTGTCGGATTTTTGCTTGCTTATGTTGTTCCAAAGATGGAAAATGTTTTTGTGTCAGTAAATAGAAAACTTCCTTTGTCAACTGAAATACTGATAAATGCCGGAAATTTTATTAAAAATTATGGGTATTTATTGATGTTTTTCCTTACTGTTATTTTTATTAGTTTTAGGTTCATACTTAAAAATAATAAAAAATTAAAGTTATCGATAGATAGAAGGCTGTCTAAATTTAAAATAATAGAGAATATTAATCTTTATCGTTTTTGTGAGACTATGAGTTTTCTTTTAAAAGAAGGGGTAATGCTTGTGTCAGCTATTGAGATATCTACAAATACTATTAAAAGTGAATATTACAAAGGTAAATTAAAAGAAGTTGCCTTTGATGTAAAAATGGGAAAATCTTTTTCGCAAAGTATTATGGAAAAAGGTTGCTTTTCGGAAATTATAGCAGCTGCGATAAAAACGGGTGAAAAGAGTGGCAATTTGCCTGGTATATTTGAGCGTTTGTCTTCTTATTATTTAAAAAGGTTGGAAAAGGTTACAAACATTTTTCTTTCAACTGTTGAGCCTATGTTTATTCTATTTTTGGGGCTTGTAGTAGGTTTTATAGTAATTTCAATAATGTCACCTTTATTTGAACTTAATACGTTGGTAAAATAA